The Pseudopipra pipra isolate bDixPip1 chromosome 6, bDixPip1.hap1, whole genome shotgun sequence genome includes a region encoding these proteins:
- the LOC135416385 gene encoding inositol 1,4,5-trisphosphate receptor-interacting protein-like 1: protein MAPAGNAAPVEPGQVAMAVKLFLLMLLQTLIQYPQMVGDGLDEVTRLRMELREKLLDREMTRLLQELEQSSLERSVRAWGALLWAALQQGDFWALAGVLGLLLWLWFVCRKRSHEPDNNGQEEVEEEEEGNNVVIVQQEDNEDRNEVRNVGENEEEEAGNDAAIAENGNDDGNAVEEEDDPENDIGRILEGQIQWPTQDLERGCEMTSDIMDIFISVFGHLLSNSLYPVPQRAIGVGSAFEGWSPREDDVVYTVLVPLTSPPGHIFHLEMDTSGYIPGRNFCVRVEPVCTCPREQQDDNVLCFIHHSQEQVRRNEEPNFLNTLCTGSYLDVEKTARWFYQLVRAVWVILPHSQSWQLVLLPSSRSCKFKVTRGTQSFTVEILFGVQQGVSDIYVSSQHTEALFTPSTMWPETYAVAEMKFFRYISKQAPRDSWHLRCLQLLARSVVGIGFSTYMMKTIVMHLLNTIPMSRWGSRYILLQLEDSVEYLRCSLLEKRLDHFIVGNQRVPEVISLPLEVQTAEPLNLFYHLAQNPTAHTQAISEYRNLRYRLKIMLLEGH, encoded by the exons ATGGCCCCAGCAGGTAACGCTGCCCCAGTCGAGCCTGGACAAGTG gcCATGGCTGTGAAACTGTTTCTTCTCATGCTTTTGCAAACCCTCATCCAGTACCCACAGATGGTGGGTGATGGGCTGGATGAGGTCACCCGTCTGCGCATGGAGCTGCGTGAAAAGCTCCTGGACAGAGAGATGACtcggctgctgcaggagctggagcagagcagcctggagcGCAGTGTCAGGGCCTGGggagccctgctctgggctgccttGCAACAGGGGGACTTCTGGGCTCTGGCTGGAGTCCTGGGTCTCCTCTTGTGGCTGTGGTTTGTGTGCCGGAAAAGGAGCCACGAGCCAGACAACAATGgccaggaggaggtggaggaggaggaggaaggcaatAATGTTGTGATTGTGCAGCAAGAAGACAATGAGGATAGGAATGAAGTCAGAAATGTTGGTgaaaatgaagaagaagaagccGGCAATGATGCTGCCATTGCAGAAAATGGCAATGATGATGGAAATGCAGTGGAAGAAGAAGACGATCCTGAAAACGACATTGGAAGGATTTTAGAGGGGCAAATACAGTGGCCTACTCAGGACCTGGAGAGAGGTTGCGAGATGACATCTGACATAATGGACATTTTCATATCTGTCTTTGGACACCTCTTGTCAAACAGTTTATATCCAGTGCCACAACGAGCCATTGGGGTGGGCAGTGCCTTTGAAGGCTGGAGTCCCCGGGAGGACGATGTTGTGTACACTGTCCTTGTACCTCTCACTTCTCCTCCGGGGCACATCTTCCATCTGGAGATGGACACTTCAGGGTACATACCCGGCAGGAACTTCTGCGTCCGTGTGGAGCCGGTGTGCACCTGcccaagggagcagcaggatgacAACGTGCTGTGCTTCATCCATCACTCCCAggagcaggtgaggaggaaTGAGGAGCCCAACTTCCTAAACACCCTCTGCACCGGCTCCTACCTGGATGTGGAGAAAACTGCCCGCTGGTTCTACCAGTTGGTGAGAGCAGTCTGGGTGATTTTGCCTCACTCCCAAAGTTGGCAATTAGTGCTGCTGCCCTCCAGCCGCTCCTGCAAATTCAAGGTGACCAGAGGCACACAAAGCTTCACGGTTGAGATCCTTTTTGGGGTGCAGCAAGGAGTCTCAGATATCTATGTGAGCAGCCAGCATACAGAGGCCCTCTTCACCCCAAGCACAATGTGGCCTGAGACCTACGCCGTGGCAGAGATGAAGTTCTTCAGATATATTTCCAAGCAGGCTCCACGTGACAGCTGGCACCTCAGATGCCTGCAGCTCTTGGCCCGTTCTGTGGTGGGCATTGGCTTCTCTACTTACATGATGAAGACCATTGTGATGCACCTCCTGAACACCATACCCATGTCACGGTGGGGCAGCAGGTATATCCTGCTTCAGTTGGAGGATAGCGTAGAGTACCTACGTTGCTCCTTGTTGGAGAAACGCCTTGACCACTTTATTGTGGGCAACCAGAGGGTTCCTGAGGTGATCAGCTTGCCCCTGGAAGTCCAAACTGCCGAGCCACTCAACCTCTTCTATCACCTGGCACAGAATCCGACCGCCCACACCCAGGCAATAAGCGAGTACCGTAATCTGCGATACCGGCTCAAAATAATGTTGCTAGAAGGCCATTGA
- the LOC135416386 gene encoding inositol 1,4,5-trisphosphate receptor-interacting protein-like 1: protein MAAKLILLVLLQTLIQYPQMVGDGLDEVTRLHMELREKLLDREMTRLLQELEQSSLERSVRAWGALLWAALQQGDFWDLAGVLGLLLSLWFIRSRRSRQPANNGREAGAGDGDGGGNEGEENRDAIAWEVNNGDAIEGEDHDVANEVEEDIITHNLRRSLEEHIEHLMEGSAMTNFLMDSFMMFFGHLLSDSSYPVPQRAIGVGSAFEGWSPREEDVVYSVLVPLTPPPGHTFHLEMDTSGYIPGRNFFIRVEPVCTCPREQQHDNVLCSLHHHPEDEQRRNEEPNFLNTLCTGSYLDVEKTARWFYQLVRAAWPALPQSHSWQLVLLPSSRCCKFKLTRGRQSLTVELLFGVQEGNSDIYVSSQHTEALFTPSIVWPETYAVAEMKFFRLIARQSPPNSWHLKCLHVLARALLGIDFSTYTLKTIVMHLLNTIPLSGWRMRHFRRQLEDTMEYLRGSLEEKRLDHFVVGNRTFPQEILLPTDVKTAEPPNLFHRLAQDPAAHTQAMNECRELGHRLSRMLHDGH from the coding sequence ATGGCTGCAAAACTGATTCTTCTCGTGCTTTTGCAAACCCTCATCCAGTACCCACAGATGGTGGGTGATGGGCTGGATGAGGTCACCCGTCTGCACATGGAGCTGCGTGAAAAGCTCCTGGACAGAGAGATGACtcggctgctgcaggagctggagcagagcagcctggagcGCAGTGTCAGGGCCTGGggagccctgctctgggctgccttGCAACAGGGGGACTTCTGGGATCTGGCTGGAGTCCTGGGCCTTCTCTTGTCGCTGTGGTTTATCCGCAGCAGAAGGAGCCGCCAGCCAGCCAACAATGGTCGGGAGGCGGGGGCAGGTGATGGCGATGGTGGTGGAaatgaaggggaagaaaaccgTGATGCGATTGCGTGGGAAGTCAACAACGGTGATGCAATTGAAGGAGAAGACCACGATGTTGCCAATGAAGTAGAAGAGGATATTATTACCCACAACCTGAGACGGAGTTTAGAGGAACACATAGAGCACCTGATGGAAGGGAGCGCGATGACAAATTTCCTGATGGACAGCTTCATGATGTTCTTTGGACACCTTTTGTCAGACAGTTCATACCCAGTGCCGCAACGAGCCATTGGGGTGGGCAGTGCCTTTGAAGGCTGGAGTCCCCGGGAGGAGGATGTGGTGTACAGTGTCCTTGTACCTCTCACTCCTCCCCCGGGGCACACCTTCCATCTGGAGATGGACACTTCAGGGTACATACCCGGCAGGAACTTCTTCATCCGCGTGGAGCCGGTGTGCACCTGcccaagggagcagcagcatgaCAACGTGCTGTGCTCCCTCCACCACCACCCAGAGGATGAGCAGAGGAGGAACGAGGAGCCCAACTTCCTAAACACCCTCTGCACTGGCTCCTACCTGGATGTGGAGAAAACTGCCCGCTGGTTCTACCAGTTGGTGAGAGCGGCCTGGCCGGCTTTGCCTCAGTCACACAGTTGGCAATTAGTGCTGCTGCCCTCCAGCCGCTGCTGCAAATTCAAGCTGACCAGAGGCAGACAGAGCCTGACGGTTGAGTTGCTCTTTGGAGTGCAAGAAGGCAATTCAGACATCTACGTGAGCAGCCAGCATACAGAGGCCCTCTTCACCCCAAGCATAGTGTGGCCTGAGACCTACGCCGTGGCAGAGATGAAGTTCTTCAGGCTCATTGCCCGGCAGTCTCCACCTAACAGCTGGCACCTCAAGTGCCTGCATGTCTTGGCCCGAGCTCTTCTGGGCATAGACTTCTCCACCTATACCCTGAAGACCATTGTGATGCACCTCCTGAACACCATACCTCTGTCAGGCTGGCGCATGAGGCATTTCCGGCGGCAGCTGGAGGATACCATGGAGTACCTGCGTGGCTCCCTGGAGGAGAAACGCCTTGACCACTTTGTTGTGGGCAACCGGACATTTCCTCAAGAGATTCTCTTGCCCACGGATGTCAAAACGGCCGAGCCACCCAACCTCTTCCATCGCCTGGCACAGGATCCGGCCGCCCACACGCAGGCAATGAACGAGTGCCGTGAACTGGGACATCGGCTCTCAAGAATGCTGCACGATGGCCATTGA
- the LOC135416388 gene encoding inositol 1,4,5-trisphosphate receptor-interacting protein-like 1 yields the protein MVLLLLGQWDRPCCLPVALGPSPSCSTSPLLPFVLPSPLAPSLPFNPTQPLLSLLLQAMAAKMFLLVLLQTIIQYPQMVGDRLDEDTRLHMELRAELLDREMTRLLQELEQSNLERSVRAWGALLWAALQQGDFWALAVVLGLLLWLWLVCRRRSHEPDNNGQEEEEDREDHEDANEEEEELTFENALRWVLVHLIKWPVQDLKRGCKDTTVLMENFTFVFGLLLSDSSYPVPQRAIGVGSAFEGWSPREEDVVYSVLVPLTPPPGHTFHLEMDTSGYIPGRNFFIRVEPVCTCPREQQDDNVLCSLHHPEEEQRRNEEPNFLNTLCTGSYLDVEKTARWFYQLVRAAWPALPQSHSWQLVLLPSSRCCKFKLTRGRQSLTVELLFGVQVGNSDIYVSSQHTEALFTPSTVWPETYAVAEMKFFRHIANQAPRDSWHLKCLQLLACALVGIGFSTYMMKTIVMHLLNTIPVSRWHKRQVLQRLGDTMEYLRGSLEEKRLDHFVVGNRTFPQEILLPTDVKTAEPPNLFHRLAQDPAAHTQAMREYQELWGRIQRIVLYGR from the coding sequence atggtgctgctgctgctggggcagtgggACAGGCCTTGCTGCCTGCCAGTTGCCCTGGGgccctctccttcctgctccacatCCCCGCTGCTCCCATTTGTACTCCCCTCACCTCTcgctccttccctccctttcaaCCCCACTCaaccccttctctctctcctcctgcaggcCATGGCTGCGAAAATGTTTCTTCTCGTGCTTTTGCAAACCATCATCCAGTACCCACAGATGGTGGGTGATAGGCTGGATGAGGACACCCGTCTGCACATGGAACTGCGTGCAGAGCTCCTGGACAGAGAGATGACtcggctgctgcaggagctggagcagagcaacCTGGAGCGCAGTGTCAGGGCCTGGggagccctgctctgggctgccttGCAACAGGGGGACTTCTGGGCTCTGGCTGTAGTCCTGGGCCTCCTCTTGTGGCTGTGGTTGGTCTGCCGGAGAAGGAGCCACGAGCCAGACAACAATGgccaggaggaagaggaagacagAGAAGACCATGAAGATGCcaatgaagaagaagaagaactCACTTTTGAGAATGCCCTGAGATGGGTTTTAGTGCACCTGATAAAGTGGCCTGTTCAGGATCTGAAGAGAGGTTGCAAAGACACAACTGTCCTGATGGAAAACTTCACATTTGTCTTTGGACTACTCTTGTCAGACAGTTCATACCCAGTGCCGCAACGAGCCATTGGGGTGGGCAGTGCCTTTGAAGGCTGGAGTCCCCGGGAGGAGGACGTGGTGTACAGTGTCCTTGTACCTCTCACTCCTCCGCCGGGGCACACCTTCCATCTGGAGATGGACACTTCAGGGTACATACCCGGCAGGAACTTCTTCATCCGCGTGGAGCCGGTGTGCACCTGcccaagggagcagcaggatgacAACGTGCTGTGCTCCCTCCACCACCCAGAAGAAGAGCAGAGGAGGAACGAGGAGCCCAACTTCCTAAACACCCTCTGCACCGGCTCCTACCTGGATGTGGAGAAAACTGCCCGCTGGTTCTACCAGTTGGTGAGAGCGGCCTGGCCGGCTTTGCCTCAGTCACACAGTTGGCAATTAGTGCTGCTGCCCTCCAGCCGCTGCTGCAAATTCAAGCTGACCAGAGGCAGACAGAGCCTGACGGTTGAGTTGCTCTTTGGGGTGCAAGTAGGCAATTCAGACATCTACGTGAGCAGCCAGCATACAGAGGCCCTCTTCACCCCAAGTACAGTGTGGCCTGAGACCTACGCCGTGGCAGAGATGAAGTTCTTCAGGCACATTGCCAATCAGGCTCCACGTGACAGCTGGCACCTCAAATGCCTGCAGCTCTTGGCCTGTGCTCTGGTGGGCATAGGCTTCTCCACTTACATGATGAAGACCATTGTGATGCACCTCCTGAACACCATACCCGTGTCACGGTGGCACAAAAGGCAAGTCCTGCAGCGGCTGGGGGATACCATGGAGTACCTGCGTGGCTCCCTGGAGGAGAAACGCCTTGACCACTTTGTTGTGGGCAACCGGACATTTCCTCAAGAGATTCTCTTGCCCACGGATGTCAAAACGGCCGAGCCACCCAACCTCTTCCATCGCCTGGCGCAGGATCCGGCCGCCCACACGCAGGCCATGAGGGAGTACCAAGAACTTTGGGGTCGGATCCAAAGAATTGTCCTCTACGGCCGGTGA